GACCTTGGCGACGGAGCTCATGCCGGCACTCCTTTCTCGGGCGCGTTTCTCTTCCAGCTCTCCTGCGTCATGGGTCCCTCCGCGCGTCCTTCGACGAATTGTCGCACCAGCGGGTTGTCCGATTTCATGAAAGCGGGCGGCGGGGCGTCCGCGACGATCTTCCCGCCGTAGATCATCGCGATCCGGTCGCCGATCTTCGCCGCGCTCTCCATGTCGTGGGTGATCGTGACGGTCGTGCAGCGGAGGCGTTCGCGCATTTCGACGATCGTCGTGTCGATCACGTCCGTCATGATGGGATCGAGGCCGGTCGTCGGCTCGTCGAACAGGAGGATCTCGGGTTCGAGCGCGATCGCGCGGGCGAATCCGACGCGGCGGCGCATGCCGCCGGAGAGCTCCGCCGGCTTCTTCCCCTCGATTCCCTCGAGGTGGACGAGCTCCAGGCACTCCGCGACGCGCGCGCGGACCTCGTCGGGCGACTTCTTCTCCTGCCGCCGCAGCGGAAAGGCGATGTTCTCGTAGACCGTCATCGAGTCGAACAGCGCCCCTTCCTGGAACGACATGCCGAAGCGGCGGCGGAACGCGTTCAGGTCGCGCTCGGAAAGCGACCAGAGGTCGACGCCGTCGATGATCACCTGCCCCGAGTCCGGCCGGATGAGCCCGATGATGTGCTTCAGGAGGACGCTCTTGCCGGTGCCCGACGGTCCGACGAGAACGACCGACTGCCCTTCCGGGATCTCGAGATCGAGCCCCTCGAGCACGATGTTCGTCCCGAACCGCTTGGAGAGACCGACGAGCCGGATCTTCGTCTCCCCCGCTCCGTCGGGCCCGTCGCTGCGGATCTTCGCCGTCTCGTCCATCGTCAGAAGAGGATCTTCGCGAGAAAGAAATCGGCGACGAGGATCGCGAGGCTCCCCGCGACGACGGCCCGGGTCGTCGCGATGCCGACGCCTTCCGCGCCCCCCTCGGTGAAGTAGCCCTTCTGGCACCCGATCATCGAGAACAGGAGCCCGAAGACCGCGGCCTTGATCAGACCCGCGGTGAAGTCGTTCCGCTCGAGGAACTGGAACGTGTTGTGGACGTAGGTCACGGAATTGGCGCCCAGCAGGTCGACGGCGACCACGTATCCCCCGGTGATCCCGACGGCGTCGGCCATGACGACGAGGAGCGGGAGCATCACGGTCGCGGCGACGACGCGCGGGACGATCAGATACTGCACCGGCTCCGTCGCGAGCGCGACGAGCGCGTCGATCTGTTCGGTGACCCGCATCGTCCCGAGCTCCGCGGCCATCGCGCTCCCGACGCGCCCGGTCACCATCAGCGCCGCGAGGACCGGCGCGAGCTCGCGCGTGACCGAGAGCGCGACGACCGACCCGACGAAGCTCTCGGCGTGGAACCGCGCGAATCCCGAGTACGTCTCGAGCGCGATCACGCCGCCCGTGAAGAGGCCGGTCAGGAACACGACGGGGATCGAGTCGACGCCGACGCGCACCATCTGCTTGAAGAGCTCGGGCACGTCGTACGGCGGCCGGATCGCCCAGGTCACCGTGCGCGCGAAGAGGAGAACGAAGCGCCCCATCTCGGTGAACGCGCGCAGGATGACCGCGCCGAGCGCTTCGAAGAACTTCAATCGTACCTTCGCGGAACCCGGCGCCCGATCCCGCAGAGGATTTCGTACGGGATCGTCCCCGCCGCGCGGGCGAGGTCGTGCGCGGAAACGGTGCGCCCGCCGCGCGTCCCCAGGAGGACCGCGCGATCTCCGGCCGCGACCGGAACGTCCGTCGCGTCGCACACCGTCAGATCCATGCTGATGACCCCCACGGTCGGCACGGCCCCCCCATCGAAGAGAACAGGCGTGCGGCCGGAAAACGACCGCCGGTAACCGTCATCATAACCGATGGAAAGCACCGCGAGCGTCGTCGGCCGCGCCGTCACGAAGGTCCCGCCGTAGCCGACCGGCGTCCCGGCGGGGACCCGCTTGACGGCCATGACGTCCGTCTCCCACGTGAGCGCGGGAGAGATTCCGGAGGGCGGCGCCGCGGACGGCGCCGGCGCGATCCCGTACAGGAGGAGGCCCGGACGCACGGCATCGCAGTCCTCCGCGCCTTCGAGGGAAGCTCCCGAATTGGCCAGGTGCGTCCAGAGCCCGGAAAACCCCGCCCCGCGGAGCGCCGCGAAGGCCCCGGAAGCGGCCTGCGTCTGCCGGAGCCGGGTGGGATGGCCCGGGTCTTCCCCGTGGGAGAAGTGCGAGAAGGCGGCCTCGACCCGCAGCCCCGGCGACGACGCGAGGAGAGCCGCGGCTTCGGCGACCTCGCCGGGGAAGATGCCGAGCCTCGAGAGGCCGCTGTCGATCTTGACGTGCACCGGGAGGGGGTCCCGCCACGCGGCCGTCGCCGACGAGAACGCCCGGATCTGCTCGAGCGACCAGAGGGCGGGCGTCAGGGCGAACGCGCGGTGGACAGCCGCGTCGCCCGCGTCGGCGAAGTTCAGGAGCAGGATCGGCGAGCGGATCCCGGCGCGCCGGAGCTCGATGCCCTCCTCCGCGATCGCCACGC
This region of Thermoanaerobaculia bacterium genomic DNA includes:
- a CDS encoding ABC transporter ATP-binding protein, whose product is MDETAKIRSDGPDGAGETKIRLVGLSKRFGTNIVLEGLDLEIPEGQSVVLVGPSGTGKSVLLKHIIGLIRPDSGQVIIDGVDLWSLSERDLNAFRRRFGMSFQEGALFDSMTVYENIAFPLRRQEKKSPDEVRARVAECLELVHLEGIEGKKPAELSGGMRRRVGFARAIALEPEILLFDEPTTGLDPIMTDVIDTTIVEMRERLRCTTVTITHDMESAAKIGDRIAMIYGGKIVADAPPPAFMKSDNPLVRQFVEGRAEGPMTQESWKRNAPEKGVPA
- a CDS encoding ABC transporter permease, coding for MKFFEALGAVILRAFTEMGRFVLLFARTVTWAIRPPYDVPELFKQMVRVGVDSIPVVFLTGLFTGGVIALETYSGFARFHAESFVGSVVALSVTRELAPVLAALMVTGRVGSAMAAELGTMRVTEQIDALVALATEPVQYLIVPRVVAATVMLPLLVVMADAVGITGGYVVAVDLLGANSVTYVHNTFQFLERNDFTAGLIKAAVFGLLFSMIGCQKGYFTEGGAEGVGIATTRAVVAGSLAILVADFFLAKILF
- the alr gene encoding alanine racemase, which produces MNFSPRRTAARIDLSAIAGNFRAIRERSGRRVLAVVKANAYGHGAAAVARALEAAGADFFCVAIAEEGIELRRAGIRSPILLLNFADAGDAAVHRAFALTPALWSLEQIRAFSSATAAWRDPLPVHVKIDSGLSRLGIFPGEVAEAAALLASSPGLRVEAAFSHFSHGEDPGHPTRLRQTQAASGAFAALRGAGFSGLWTHLANSGASLEGAEDCDAVRPGLLLYGIAPAPSAAPPSGISPALTWETDVMAVKRVPAGTPVGYGGTFVTARPTTLAVLSIGYDDGYRRSFSGRTPVLFDGGAVPTVGVISMDLTVCDATDVPVAAGDRAVLLGTRGGRTVSAHDLARAAGTIPYEILCGIGRRVPRRYD